The following are encoded in a window of Ricinus communis isolate WT05 ecotype wild-type chromosome 4, ASM1957865v1, whole genome shotgun sequence genomic DNA:
- the LOC8274366 gene encoding rust resistance kinase Lr10 isoform X2: protein MACSGLTAQKGSLSAGRWLILIVIGAIVVAKHIFCTPCVLVFLVYTWSRRHVSMYDSIEEFLQSQNNLTPVRYSYSDIRKMTSAFKDKLGEGGYGSVYKAKLRSGRFAAVKMLGKSKANGQEFINEVASIGQVHHVNVVQLIGFCAEGSKRALVYDFMPNGSLDKYVFSREGNTHLSWKKMHEISLGVARGIDYLHRGCKMQILHFDIKPHNILLDENFIPKVSDFGLAKLQATSDSTVTLTAARGTIGYIAPELFYKNIGGVSYKADVYSFGMLLMEMVGKKKNLNAEADHSSQTYFPDWVYNEVIDGKVEIRNGTEDEEMVAKKMITVALWCIQMKPSDRPSMQKVVEMLEDNLESLPLPPKPTLWPEEPLVEEDYTGETWSSSTLVACSESASLLTNSF from the exons ATGGCCTGTTCAGGCCTGACTGCTCAGAAG GGTTCACTCTCAG CTGGCCGGTGGTTGATCTTGATAGTTATCG GAGCAATCGTTGTGGCAAAACATATCTTCTGCACTCCTTGTGTGTTGGTATTCTTGGTCTATACATGGTCAAGGAGGCATGTTTCGATGTATGACAGCATTGAAGAATTCCTGCAAAGTCAAAACAACCTCACTCCAGTAAGGTATTCTTACTCAGACATTAGGAAAATGACCAGTGCTTTTAAAGATAAGTTGGGTGAAGGAGGGTATGGCTCTGTATATAAAGCGAAACTTCGCAGTGGCCGATTTGCAGCAGTAAAGATGTTAGGCAAGTCCAAAGCAAATGGCCAAGAATTTATCAATGAAGTAGCATCCATTGGACAGGTTCACCACGTTAATGTAGTACAATTAATTGGATTTTGTGCTGAGGGATCAAAACGTGCTCTTGTATATGATTTCATGCCTAATGGATCTCTTGATAAATATGTTTTCTCTCGAGAAGGAAATACCCATCTGAGTTGGAAAAAGATGCATGAGATATCTCTTGGAGTGGCTCGCGGCATTGATTATCTACACCGAGGTTGTAAGATGCAAATTCtgcattttgatattaaaCCCCATAACATTCTTCTTGATGAGAATTTTATTCCAAAGGTTTCTGACTTTGGGCTTGCCAAACTTCAGGCAACAAGTGATAGCACTGTGACTCTTACTGCTGCAAGAGGAACAATTGGATACATAGCACCAGAACTGTTCTACAAAAACATTGGCGGTGTTTCATACAAGGCTGATGTTTATAGTTTTGGAATGTTGTTAATGGAAATGGttggaaagaagaaaaatctgAACGCAGAAGCAGACCATTCCAGCCAAACTTACTTTCCTGATTGGGTCTACAACGAAGTCATTGATGGAAAAGTTGAAATTAGAAATGGCACAGAGGATGAAGAAATGGTAGCGAAGAAGATGATTACAGTAGCATTATGGTGCATACAAATGAAGCCTAGTGATCGTCCTTCAATGCAAAAAGTTGTAGAGATGCTTGAAGACAATTTGGAAAGTCTACCACTACCTCCCAAACCTACTCTATGGCCAGAAGAGCCACTAGTTGAAGAAGACTACACAGGTGAAACATGGTCATCATCTACCTTAGTTGCTTGTTCTGAATCAGCTAGTTTACTTACAAATTCATTCTGA
- the LOC8274366 gene encoding rust resistance kinase Lr10 isoform X1 codes for MPLSQISCFKFLFSFSHSSSLMPTSNLSFPVLSTFLFVLVLSLTTCNAQVTHFCPPSSCGNIHNISYPFRLKGDPEHCGFHSYELSCENNRTVLYLYSSKYYVQAIDYRNSSLRIVDAAIKKDDCSSLPQYSMTGSNFSFWHPYNYFAPWWNYDFNMSPKLKLTTFLKCANPVNSPRYVNADRCTSANYSYVIDNFVNIADIVNFCRVELMVLSSSPARIGNNVSILEILNDLAYGFDIWWNRVICETCKGKEYCFLENGLFRPDCSEGFTLRYLIDQINAGRWLILIVIGAIVVAKHIFCTPCVLVFLVYTWSRRHVSMYDSIEEFLQSQNNLTPVRYSYSDIRKMTSAFKDKLGEGGYGSVYKAKLRSGRFAAVKMLGKSKANGQEFINEVASIGQVHHVNVVQLIGFCAEGSKRALVYDFMPNGSLDKYVFSREGNTHLSWKKMHEISLGVARGIDYLHRGCKMQILHFDIKPHNILLDENFIPKVSDFGLAKLQATSDSTVTLTAARGTIGYIAPELFYKNIGGVSYKADVYSFGMLLMEMVGKKKNLNAEADHSSQTYFPDWVYNEVIDGKVEIRNGTEDEEMVAKKMITVALWCIQMKPSDRPSMQKVVEMLEDNLESLPLPPKPTLWPEEPLVEEDYTGETWSSSTLVACSESASLLTNSF; via the exons tttcaacttttctttttgttcttgtaTTATCCCTCACAACATGCAATGCCCAGGTTACCCATTTCTGTCCTCCATCTTCTTGTGGCAATATTCACAACATCAGCTACCCTTTTCGATTAAAAGGCGACCCAGAACACTGTGGGTTCCACTCATATGAACTATCTTGTGAAAACAACCGAACAGTTTTATACTTATACTCTAGCAAATACTATGTACAAGCTATTGATTATCGCAACTCCTCGCTTCGGATCGTTGATGCTGCTATTAAGAAGGATGATTGTTCTTCACTTCCTCAATATTCAATGACTGGGTCCAATTTTAGCTTTTGGCAtccatataattattttgcaCCATGGTGGAATTATGACTTTAACATGTCTCCAAAGCTTAAGCTTACAACGTTCTTGAAATGTGCAAATCCAGTGAATTCTCCTCGTTATGTGAATGCCGATCGTTGTACTAGTGCGAATTATTCTTATgttattgataattttgtCAATATAGCAGATATAGTGAACTTTTGTAGAGTCGAGTTGATGGTTTTGTCATCATCACCTGCTAGGATTGGCAATAATGTTTCAATTCTTGAAATTCTTAATGACTTGGCATATGGGTTTGATATATGGTGGAATCGAGTTATTTGTGAAACTTGTAAAGGAAAGGAATATTGCTTTCTAGAAAATGGCCTGTTCAGGCCTGACTGCTCAGAAG GGTTCACTCTCAGGTACTTAATAGACCAAATTAATG CTGGCCGGTGGTTGATCTTGATAGTTATCG GAGCAATCGTTGTGGCAAAACATATCTTCTGCACTCCTTGTGTGTTGGTATTCTTGGTCTATACATGGTCAAGGAGGCATGTTTCGATGTATGACAGCATTGAAGAATTCCTGCAAAGTCAAAACAACCTCACTCCAGTAAGGTATTCTTACTCAGACATTAGGAAAATGACCAGTGCTTTTAAAGATAAGTTGGGTGAAGGAGGGTATGGCTCTGTATATAAAGCGAAACTTCGCAGTGGCCGATTTGCAGCAGTAAAGATGTTAGGCAAGTCCAAAGCAAATGGCCAAGAATTTATCAATGAAGTAGCATCCATTGGACAGGTTCACCACGTTAATGTAGTACAATTAATTGGATTTTGTGCTGAGGGATCAAAACGTGCTCTTGTATATGATTTCATGCCTAATGGATCTCTTGATAAATATGTTTTCTCTCGAGAAGGAAATACCCATCTGAGTTGGAAAAAGATGCATGAGATATCTCTTGGAGTGGCTCGCGGCATTGATTATCTACACCGAGGTTGTAAGATGCAAATTCtgcattttgatattaaaCCCCATAACATTCTTCTTGATGAGAATTTTATTCCAAAGGTTTCTGACTTTGGGCTTGCCAAACTTCAGGCAACAAGTGATAGCACTGTGACTCTTACTGCTGCAAGAGGAACAATTGGATACATAGCACCAGAACTGTTCTACAAAAACATTGGCGGTGTTTCATACAAGGCTGATGTTTATAGTTTTGGAATGTTGTTAATGGAAATGGttggaaagaagaaaaatctgAACGCAGAAGCAGACCATTCCAGCCAAACTTACTTTCCTGATTGGGTCTACAACGAAGTCATTGATGGAAAAGTTGAAATTAGAAATGGCACAGAGGATGAAGAAATGGTAGCGAAGAAGATGATTACAGTAGCATTATGGTGCATACAAATGAAGCCTAGTGATCGTCCTTCAATGCAAAAAGTTGTAGAGATGCTTGAAGACAATTTGGAAAGTCTACCACTACCTCCCAAACCTACTCTATGGCCAGAAGAGCCACTAGTTGAAGAAGACTACACAGGTGAAACATGGTCATCATCTACCTTAGTTGCTTGTTCTGAATCAGCTAGTTTACTTACAAATTCATTCTGA